In the Glycine max cultivar Williams 82 chromosome 19, Glycine_max_v4.0, whole genome shotgun sequence genome, TGTGTCGCTTTACGGAGGCTCCTACCTCTCCTCATCTAAAAGCCGCAAAAAGAATTCTTCGTTACTTGAAGGGtacaattgattttggattgttTTATTCTCCCTCCAATAACTATAAGCTTGTGGGATTTTGTGATAGTGATTTTGCCAGAGATGttgatgatagaaaaagtactaccggatttgtattttttatgggtGATTGTGTTTTTACATGGAGTTCTAAGAAGCAAGGCATTGTGACACTTTCTACTTGTGAAGCCGAGTATGTAGCTACAACTTCTTGCACATGTCATGCCATTTGGCTAAGAAGATTGTTGGAGGAACTTCAGTTGTTGCAAAAGGAAAGCACAAAGATCTATGTTGATAATAGATCTGCACAAGAGCATGCCAAGAATCCGGTGTTCCATGAACAAAGTAAGCATATAGATACAAGGTATCATTTCATTAGAGAGTGCATTACCAAGAAAGAAGTAGAATTGACTCATGTGAAAACTCAAGATCAAGTTACGGATATTTTCACCAAGCCTCTCAAATTTGAAGATTTTCGAAGATTGCGAGCAAGACTTAGTGTGCAGAAGAATTTTCCAATTAAGGGAGGAtgttagatattaattagaaaaataataataacaagttttatgTGCCTTAAATTGTGGAAGATGAAAGTTGTAAAGTTATAAGTTACAAAGTCTTGAATAAACAATTATGTGAGCATTCAGTATTCTTGAATAAGCAAATTATGTGAGTAGTCACTCTATTCTAGTATAAATAAGGGATTATATTCTTGTATTTTGTGtggcaaatgaaataaaatcttcttcttcttccaacgAAAGATTCAGGTATTGCCTTCACCTTCATCAGTGGTAGGGCCTGTTTTGTCTCCTTTTCTTTCCTAGTAATCGACCCCTTGTCTAAGTGACATCCTTCCAGCACCTACAACACTTCTAGAACACACTGGCAGAGTTACTTTTCCTTTTTCCGATATTCTCAAGTTTGTCCCTTtccttttaactgaatttgagTGCTCCTTGTGTTTTCCAATAACCTCCTTCCAAAGCTCCCAATCTTTACCTCATTCCTCATTCCAATTACCTTGTTTGCTCTCATGGGAGATGCTTTCATCCATGTCCCATAGGGTAAATCATCTAGATCAATTTCATTCGTATCTTCTTCTTTACAGTCACTCCTTCATCAAATGATTCAAGCATTTGCACAACAAACAAAGACTTCCTAATCTGTCATATTTGAACAAAATCTCCTTTATCATCTTTTCTCCTAGTTTTAGAGTAATTCCCCTCTTTAGTGGCCGAGTTATATCCACTCCTACTCTTATTCTGAAAGACTTTCCCATAATTGGAGGGGTGAAGTTTATTTCCTGCTCTTAAAACATTGAATGTTTCTGATTGTCATAGTCTGATGTCTTTGCCACTGGATGTTACAAATTTTCCTGAATTAGAAACTCGATCTGTTTGTTCAAGACTGTGTTAATCTGGACTTGGATCTCTGGAAGGACCACCATGAAGAACGAAGTCCCATGCTGAAGTTAAAATGTGTTGGATTTTGGGGTTTACCGCAACTGGTGGCCTTACCTCAATGGCTTCAAGAAACTGCCAACTCCTTACAGACCTTGTTCATTAAAAACTGCGACAATCTTGAAATGCTTCCGAAGTGGTTGTCAACTCTGATTAATCTTAAATCACATCTTATATCAGATTGTCCAAAGCTTATATCTCTCCCGGATAACATCCATCACCTCACGCACTTGAAAGGTTGAGAATCTTCGGTTGTTCTGAACTATGTAGAAAATGCCAGCCCCATGTCGGTGAGTTTTGGTCCAAAATATCACATATCAAACACGTCATCATCATTGAAGAACCAGAAAAgccggaagaagaagaagacgaatagGAATGATTTGTTGAGACATATAAGCGCTGAATCTCCTTTGGCAACCCCTAGATGGTGATCAGGAATCGTCAGACGTGAAAAAAGAGGCGACcatgatgttttatttattgtgtTGGACGTGATTCACTTAATGAAAATCGATTATGGGTGAAGTTACCCTGGAGCTGCTTCTGCCTCATGCGAGAATCAATTCTCAGATATCAATGTTGGATTTTTCCATTGTCCATGAAGTTAATGCACGCGTGTGTTTATTTCCACGGCCTATTTTATGTTGtgcttatttttttgttgttctttTTATATTCGTATATTTACTGTAATCTCCACTGCCTGTTGTTTTTATACTGTTATTTTTCTGCAGAACAACTATATTTGGTGCTGTTTTAGCATTTTATAAGGTTATTCTGTTAACATTTTATTTGGTGTTGTTGGTTCATAATATCAGTGTTATTATACTGCATGGTTAGGACTAAAGTGTTATTTCTTGGTTCATAATGTTGTTCTTTGCCTGTACTGCAAAAACAGTGGTTAATAActtaataagataaaaacaaaataatttggtAACTAACTAGCTAATCCTGTAATCACCGAGGAAATTGGAATATTACACACTGCCATTTTGGTAAATTATAATGCAAAAGACATCCACAAACAATTAATATCCATTTTGTTAATTtaacattcaaaattaattttgatcattaaatgtgaaaatcaatatatatatatatatatatatatatatatatatatatatatatatatatatatatataatcacatTATTCTAAAATTACGTTTGATTAGAATCAATGCTACCTACAGAATCACATTGATCTCAGAATCAAATATAAACACACTAATTAATCTAATCACTAACTCTTCGTGAGCATACCATTTTACATCAAATTGTGCTAATTGAATCATTTGTTTAATACTTGCCTCtttgattaaattctttttatcttccactttttctttcatgaaaactgaaaataaatttgagattaaaattataattttatcctAAATGgtatattaaattgttaataattaattatttaaatatatttagtctataatttattttaattttgattattatattttaaggatttaatttttttatccttctaattttcattgtttttagtAATATGATCTTTAAATGTACTTGacaacaaattcaaatttcagaaGCCCAGCCTATTTTCACCAATATACTTGACAGCCTATTGAAATGTCAgtttttattagaaaacaatattaaaaatatctaagaTATAAATTTTGTCTTATCTAGATAATTCTAGTCAATACATCATGGTGTTAGATCAAATTAagctaaaaaaaacacataatttttGCAGTTACTTGGAATTCCTAAATTAAATTGGggtaatatttttatgttatttatagggAAGTCTTTTCTAAaagtttaattagttaaaatattttttttacattattgttcaataatatttcaaaataagtttacgtattaattaataattacaaatcACAGTTTAGAcatattcataatatttaattaagtttagGCACATGCATAAGTTATACATAATGATGTtaaatataacactaaaatgtaattttagttGTAATTAACCACCACGAAACTTGCTTTCCACACAGTCATTGGCGTCTCGATTGTCAACGTCTCTCTTACAAACGTGTTCCACACCCAGCTACCTTCCTCTATAAAATCACTAGGAGAAATTGAAAAACATTCCTAAACCTAAATTTCaacaattatcaaattttagaaCCTCGATTTCAACCTTGCAACCAACATCAAAAGTTCTTGGCAAGAAATTGCGATCAAtaaattaggattttttttaagataggTCAAACCTCAAAACAAAATTAGGGAtttatattttggataaaaaaaaaggagaaacaaaAGTATTTAAGCGAAAGGTTTCAAAACTACACCATCACCTCCCCAATGCTTCTTCTTATCACATtttcaaatatgattttttttttttgttgcagaCTATTTACACTATTTTGGGTTGTGGAGAATTACAATTCCAACAAAAAAAGTTGGGGATTTAGATATAAATGGAAGGGAGAAGGAGGATGTTAATAGAGGAGAGGTACAAGAAACAGAGGTGGGAACATTGCTGAAAAAATTGGATGAAGAATGGTGCAAAGAAGATGAATGGGttgaaaagtaattttcctttcaataacaTGAGTTAAAGTTAGAATTAACTGTCAACATCTTATTTTCAATGGAGagattgaaattattaattttttaaatacaacaACTACAtgccttaattttaaaataaagaaatcaaaattatatattacaaaaaataaatagactaaaattgcattttagcttaaatataattaattggaAGTTTTTTCCTTAGCGGGTAAATAAATCGGTATTTCTACCATAACCGTACCATAAACCAACATATCAAACCTATGTAATAAGTAACTAAAATGAATAACGTTGACAACTTGTACGTGAaaataaccatagaaaaacaataattgaTCCAGTCCAGATTGACGGGACTACAAATCCGATCGAGTTGTTCCGAGTCAAAAACACACCTGATCGAACATAAGACCCAAACCAATCCAGTCATTGGATCACGATTCGACTAATCAAATTGATTGGGATGGTCCGAGTCTTAAAAATTTGATACAAACAAGCATAACTCACTTAACATGGTATAAAATGACATtaggtgttcaaggaaaatttcgttgtctggctatagcaattacagtctactgcatctggctgtctaggaacaagttgatttttgaagattatcaattttctgtaatagatGTTATTagtaagattaagtttcttatgtatagataatcgcacctgttgcatttgttttaacatcttgatataggtcttcttgtattagggagacttttgattttcttaagcTGCGGGGTATACCCCATTTATTGTTATATCATTttaggtttaatataatttacattttttcccaaaaaaaatgacattatgTTACAATTTTGAGGACTGAAATGTATATTTGCTAAAAAAATGTGTCAGTTGGTCATTCATTTAGAAACACTTTGCTAATAATCCGTTGATTGGCAAAAATTATGGATAGGTagcgataattaaaaaaatataaaattcagaAATGCACTTGGGTACATACAGCCTATGTGGCAAAATTACGAGTCAAAACCCTGTTTTAATTATGCTTCCCCCAATTCAAACGAAGCACAACCCTTTCCCTTTGTCTCCTTTTCTCCGTATAAAATACCTTTCATATCcagattttgtttttgttatataaCGAATAAAGATCACTTTTAGCTTttctaatttttactttttgggtAAACTTCCGAACAACTCTAGAATAGGATACTAATCTATTTGGAAGACGCATTGGtccaaataaagaaaagaatgtCTTAGTTTTGGTTACaagttttgttattattatcattttttactattaattcAATAGGGAATCAGCTTTGAGAATAACGTGTCATCGTTTCTCAAGTATTATGTTTCCTTGCTGACCGAGAGATGCTTCTTTACgagttgattttttattttttatttttatagctgATGTTATTCGAATTATTATTAAGCAACAGGTTCAAATTTCATCAATAGaaattcatattaatattttataaaatcctaACCATTATAATATACAGGAGTAGTGATGATAGTCATGAATTTACTCAATTAACCTTGATTCAACTCATAGATGCTTGCCTTCTTTCTTTGATCCAtggtagcaataaaatttcttcTCTGCAGATTGTTTGTCtccatattttttcaaaagaaaaaaaaaaaaaactcaactcaTACATTCCTTCTTCTCCCTTATACTTTTTCATCTTCCTTTGTTTGCAAAGAACAATCAAGGATTTTGAAAAAGTAGTGTTGACAATTAGTGAGTGTTTTGTGTTCTTATCTCTGCTACGTGTTCTGATTCCTGATAAGATAACCATGGCTGAATCATTTATCTTCAGCATTGTGGAGTCACTCATTGAAAAGCTTGCTTCTCGGGCTTTCCAAGAAGCTTCTGAGGCGCTGGACGTATACGATCATCTACGAGAGTTTGAAAAAACTCTCTCATTAGTCAAGGCAGTGCTGCTAGATGCTGAGCAAAAGCAGGAGCATAACCATGAGCTTCGGCAATGGCTGAGGCAGCTCAAAAGTGTCTTCTATGATGCCGAAGATGTGTTGGATGAATTTGAGTGCCAAACACTGCGAAAGCAAGTGCTCAAAGTTCATGGTAACATCAAAGACGAGGTAAGCCACTTCTTCTCAAGTTCTAATCCACTTGTTTTTCATTGCAAGATGGCTCAGAAAATCAAAGATTGCAGCAAGAGGCTAGACAAGGTTGCAGCTGATAGGCACAAGTTTGGTCTCCGAATAATTGATGTTGACACACGAGTTAAAATCATCAATTCTGCTAATGTTGCTGATGCTCCTCTTTCCCAACAGAATTTAAACTTGGTCGATTTAGAGCAATTACAAAATCAATTGAGAAAAGGAAACTTGCTGGTAAAAAATTCTTACTTGTCTTGGATGACGTATGGAATGATGATCTTGTTAAATGGGTTGAGTTGAGGAATTTAATACAAGAAGGGGTTGCTGCAGGAAGTAAAATTCTGGTGACTACACGTATTGATTCCATTGCTTCCATGATGGGCACCGTTACCTCTCACAAGTTACAAAGCCTTTCTCCGGAGGATTGTTACAAATGCAGGAACAAGGGGGAAGAACACCCTAGCTTCGAGGGCTAGGAACCTCCATAAGAGAGAAAGATAAGGAAGGAAaacttgtattatttttctgttGTCCTCTATTACATACTAAGCATCCCTTATATAGAGGCATTAACCAAGGTTGCTACTACGAAAACAGAAGGTGCTAGAAtgccaaaataaaataacagaaaagTGGAAAATGGCAACAATGCAGTGTTGCACGATGGGAAGCAACATGCCACAACATATTCCATATGAACCAATATCCTAGCTCAGCACCTTCTAACAAATTTTGTTAAAGGGAATCCACCCAGGGGTTTGTGCCCTTAGTGGTGCTTTTTCTGGTTTGTTTTGTCCATCCTAACATTCCCTGGCCcatcaaaaacaccttgtcctcaaggtgtcgGGGCTTCAAACTATGGCTACCAAAAGTAATA is a window encoding:
- the LOC102668091 gene encoding putative disease resistance protein RGA1, with the translated sequence MAESFIFSIVESLIEKLASRAFQEASEALDVYDHLREFEKTLSLVKAVLLDAEQKQEHNHELRQWLRQLKSVFYDAEDVLDEFECQTLRKQVLKVHGNIKDEVSHFFSSSNPLVFHCKMAQKIKDCSKRLDKVAADRHKFGLRIIDVDTRVKIINSANVADAPLSQQNLNLVDLEQLQNQLRKGNLLEVKFW